Within Vicia villosa cultivar HV-30 ecotype Madison, WI linkage group LG1, Vvil1.0, whole genome shotgun sequence, the genomic segment AGCCCTCTTCCCTAAAAACCGGAGGGTTGGCCCCAAAAATTAAGACTACAACTTTAATGAAGGGAGTAGAGGCTTAAATCGAAGAATGCTGActgaatcatatatatatatatatatatatatatatatatatatatatatatatatatatatatatatatatatatatataagcctaAAAGTCTTGAGGCTTAGGGATAACTTCAGTTATCAGTGGCATGTTCTTGTACCAATTATGAAGCAATGTGTTTTATTAACTATACCTTGATGCAACACTTCCTTGGAAGTGTTACCAACTTACAAATCATTTTTTGTGCCATTCAGTGGTTTTTAATTCAACACTTAAATTTTTCCTTGTCTATCCATGTCGTTAAggtttatttgatatttgtttataGGTTTATTGTTTAGATATTAAAAATGGGGAGATAGATATGTTTTGTTACTTATTAATCTATCTTTCTAGATATTTTATGCaattattttccttgtgtttatTACTTGACCATTTTAGCTCTTACTATTttctatatataaattattattttctgtttCAGAGACACCCGAAACAACAGAGTTGCTCTTTTTGATGGTATTGAGGAGGGAGGCATCAGAGCTTCATCTCTTTACTCCGCAGGTTCTTCCCATGAAATTGATGAACATGATAATGAACAAGCAATGGATGGATTGCAAGATAGAGTTAATCTACTGAAAAGAGTAAGTTTACCATTACATGTAACATGCCCTAGACTCCCAGCTAGCTATTCTGTACATAAATAATTAACGTGCCTTGAAATATTTCTtcattttgtttcatttattAATTTTCATCATGATATTTTTATAGCTTCTCTCTTAAGGTcatgttgttttttcttttggGAAGTAAAAGATAATTTATTGCAGGAATTGTGTTGTTTTTGGGTTATTAAAATGGTTAAGATAAATATACCCTGTCCAACTTGAGAATCCCTCTGGGTCTGCATCAGTGTTGTCAAATTGCGGCCATTGTGGATTTCGGTTGCGGAAATTCAACATTCCCCATGGAAAGCTGTGGTGTTGCCGATTTTGCATTGTGGTGCCATGGCAGCCGCCATGAGTTTATCGCTCATGGTGGGTGGTATTGCGGAAATTGCGTTTTTTTCTTAAATCTTAATATTTATTGTTGGGATATTTTTTTAAACGACCCTTAAAATGGCCCAAAAGAAGAATAATTGTGGTTAAATACTAATCACCAccctaattatttttttataaaccaTATTTTATGGCGGATTATTGTCTCGCTGCAATTTTCCGCAATCCGCCATAGACAACACAGACTGTGCATCGCATCTTGTTTACTAGAACTACTCAGGATACTGCTCTCAAGTATTGTAGCTATAGTTATTTACTTTCTTGAGTATTGTAATCATTATATCTATTTGGTTCTTGAAACCCTTTTTGTTGTAGACCAAGATCTTGAATGTGTTTAATTCAATCTCAGAAAGATGTTATGTTATTAGTGTGCAATTTTGTGATGATCTAAAATTCTCACCTGTATCTGCTAGAGATAGAGTTTTAATGGGTGTGATTGCAACAGTTGTCAGGTGATATACACGAGGAGGTGGATAACCATAACCGGATGCTGGATCACATGGTGTGTACTGTATTGCAACTAACAAAAGTATTTAACAAtagctcttctttttttttgttttctgctTTAACCATTTGTTGGTATTTATGCAGGGCAATGATATGGATTCTTCTAGGGGTGTCCTCTCAGGAACCATGGACAAATTCAAAATGGTATTGCACTTGATGGTTCTACTTTCCTATAGTTCGATATGCCCTCTTAAGTAGCATTTACATTCATTTTTACTGAGCTTACAAACTTGTTATCTCCTGCTTTCCTTAATTTCTGTGTACGATGGATGTTTCAGGTATTTGAGACAAAATCGAGCCGAAGAATGTTCTCGCTGGTAGCATCATTTGttgttatttttcttattatttactATCTAACTAGGTAACTGGTCTTTTATTCAATCAGCTTGATGTAAGATCTGATGAAAGGAGACTACTTGTTCTGTTACTGTAATTAATGTCACTACTTGTAAGATGTTCTCTTATGTTTGTataaagatttttactttttaatatatttttttaattccctTAATGTTGTGTATATGTATGATAAGAACCCTTGGTGAGAGATAGCGTTACGCTTTCAAGTTTCAATTTCAAGTTAACACTTCCTTTAATTTGGAGCGTCAAAGTCCCACTAAAATGTTCACAATTTAATTTGGAGAATTTGTTGGGATGTCTCAACTAGAATGAAATTCTAAATCCGTGCAGCTCATTGCCCTGCAGACAGAAACGGTCCTTCTGCGAAAAAGGAGTTGAGGAttatttgatctttttggtgCATTATGAATCCATTGCGAAGGTGTGGTTTACTTTAAAGCGACACCATTGCAACTTTTGCAAGACGTGAACCATATTACAATGAACGTTCAAACTGTTAATGAACTGGTTTTTACTATATAATAAATGGTCTGAATCCGACAATGTTGGTCGATTCTTCATGCTAGCGTGGAAGCTATGGAGTAATATAACCAACATGTCTGAAACCACAATCTTGAGCAATTGgattattaggaagatcctaaagtcccacattggctagagatagagctttcaaagaatatatatagagggacactcctcaccttaccaaccggttttgtaaggatgagttaggtcaaactctaatatggtatcagagcttatcgatcggaccatgggccgcccaccattaatatccacgcaccaagcccaaaaagagtgctgggcgtgagggggtgtattaggaagatcctaaagtcccacattggggtgtattaggaagatcctaaagtcccacattggctagagatagagctttcaaagaatatatatagagggacactcctcaccttaccaaccggttttgtaaggatgagttaggtcaaactctaatatggatGAACTAGTGGTAGGTTGGAAGAACTCAAATGCGGCACACCAAAGATGTTATACTACCTACTCTAGTCCTTTTCTTGATAAACAATTGAGTTATTATTTCATCATATTAAAATGTATACACATTATAGATCAATTTTTATGATTACTAATATTTAGAACTTTTTGACCAAACTTTATTTTACTTTCTTATCTTTGTCTCTAAACATCCAAAAGATTATACGTGGACTTCATTGCACACTATAATAGTAACTTTAATTCCCctgaagataaataaaataataatagaaaaattcCAAAGACAGCCTCAATCATGCTCTTTCCCTACCTAAGCCAAACGTTTAGTTACATTGTCGTAATGGGGTTTGTACTTGAAGTTAAAGACAATTCCTTGTTCTTTCTATTTGTCTTTTTGGGACCCAAAACCCAGACTGGCATGGTGCTAATGTTGCTTCATGACACTAGGTGCCAAATTTGCATTGATTTTAGTTTCTACGGTAGGTTACATGACTTGGTATTATTGGCAAAGTGGTGCTGGTTTACTAACCCCCAAGTACTCACGTCCTTTTCTAGTTGGATTGGAGGGTTGGTTTATACTTGGATCCATTTGTTTTGCTAACATTTTGCTTCACATTACAGTAACCTCTTTTTGTTCCATACACTTACAAGACTTTTCCTTTTCTTGGCATTGTTCCAAAAATGGATGCGACCACataacatgaaaaaaaaaaattaaaaacatgtcGATTATCCTATCAATTTTACCACTATAACATTGGTGTTATTGTTCGTACCGTggtaacatataatatatatcaataaataaaaccatcaacaacatacaacttttattaCCATCAACATGCAAAttttatcaataa encodes:
- the LOC131644485 gene encoding bet1-like SNARE 1-1; its protein translation is MMNSRRDTRNNRVALFDGIEEGGIRASSLYSAGSSHEIDEHDNEQAMDGLQDRVNLLKRLSGDIHEEVDNHNRMLDHMGNDMDSSRGVLSGTMDKFKMVFETKSSRRMFSLVASFVVIFLIIYYLTR